The Crocinitomicaceae bacterium genome includes a region encoding these proteins:
- a CDS encoding 1-acyl-sn-glycerol-3-phosphate acyltransferase, whose protein sequence is MPLFRKNVFNQSILLKKATIRFFGTVVYFRFNFRYKVRIEGAEVFQNLQDKNVMIISNHQTYFADVSFFLHAIHAAITGHPNSIRYPGFLKCKKHNIYYVAAEETMKAGFLPKLLAISGAVTINRTWRANGQNVRRKVDRKETENIDKALNDGWLITFPQGTTTPYAPGRVGTAIIAKKHQPVVIPVVIDGFRRAFDKKGIRLKKTNTELRMRVKPPIDIDYSKTVEEIMQQMMSSIEQTKDYNVLEKIKKQEQ, encoded by the coding sequence ATGCCTTTATTCAGAAAAAATGTATTTAACCAATCCATTCTCCTTAAAAAGGCGACGATTCGTTTTTTCGGCACGGTAGTATATTTTAGGTTTAATTTCCGATACAAAGTGCGCATTGAAGGTGCTGAGGTTTTTCAGAATTTGCAGGATAAAAACGTGATGATCATTTCAAATCACCAAACTTATTTTGCTGATGTGTCATTTTTTCTGCATGCAATTCACGCCGCTATTACCGGTCATCCAAACAGTATTCGGTACCCAGGTTTTTTAAAATGCAAGAAGCATAATATTTATTATGTGGCGGCAGAAGAAACCATGAAGGCGGGTTTTCTTCCAAAATTATTGGCAATTTCAGGTGCAGTTACAATAAACCGTACTTGGCGCGCAAATGGTCAGAATGTGCGACGCAAGGTTGATAGAAAAGAAACTGAGAATATTGATAAAGCGCTAAATGACGGTTGGTTGATTACTTTTCCTCAGGGCACAACAACTCCTTATGCACCGGGCAGAGTTGGCACGGCTATAATTGCGAAAAAACATCAGCCCGTGGTAATTCCGGTAGTGATTGATGGATTCCGAAGGGCATTTGACAAAAAAGGAATTCGCCTTAAAAAAACAAATACTGAATTGCGCATGCGTGTTAAACCACCAATAGATATTGACTATTCAAAAACAGTTGAAGAAATCATGCAGCAAATGATGTCTTCTATTGAACAGACAAAAGATTATAACGTGCTTGAAAAAATAAAAAAGCAGGAACAATAA
- a CDS encoding DUF4139 domain-containing protein, giving the protein MKKILSLLCLVSAISFAADKGTVIKSSISKVTVYQQGAQIQQKATYSVQKGITTLILEGISPSIDPNSIQINATGSIVLLESKYTIHYPEPDPVENPNNEIPVKIQKEISLLQDSLFELEYEIATIQNQIDVLNSEKRIIENNGTIKGQGKVNDSIPLLKDALLFYHEKMNQINKELLSLNRQKYLLAKKQTRMQTRLNELYNYNANNNLVYQQNMEPIHRIEVTISAEEAATGKIEATYLANNAGWVPMYDFRSTASTNSIELTYKAHVYQNTGIDWNDVKLSLSTNNPYANKTKPELQPWYLDYYTYYGNYDDQQKKTYSTTSGNLNGYGTAMPSLSESSISTKDGEEYTDAETSINYSTMISHLLSVEYAIDLPYSIKSDNQKNMVLINTKSLNTDYLYYAVPKLDLSVYMVARITNLGELNLVPGKANLFHDGAYIGETYLNPSTLEDTMNISLGKDQNIVVSRTLMKDESKEKVVGDKIEKTVSYHITIKNQKAKNIRLIMQDQLPISRNSEIEVEVIDISKGITDPITGITEWNMRMKPSESQTVNLVYTVKYDKTKNVNLAYY; this is encoded by the coding sequence ATGAAAAAAATATTGTCTCTTCTTTGCTTAGTATCTGCAATATCATTTGCAGCAGACAAAGGAACCGTAATCAAATCGTCAATTTCAAAAGTAACCGTGTATCAACAAGGAGCACAGATACAACAAAAAGCAACATACAGTGTTCAAAAAGGAATTACCACCTTAATACTTGAAGGCATCAGTCCAAGCATTGATCCAAACAGCATTCAGATAAATGCTACGGGTAGTATTGTGTTACTTGAATCAAAATACACAATTCATTATCCTGAACCTGATCCGGTAGAAAATCCAAACAATGAAATTCCTGTCAAAATACAAAAAGAAATTTCACTGTTGCAAGATTCATTATTTGAACTTGAATATGAAATTGCAACTATCCAAAATCAAATTGATGTATTGAACAGTGAAAAACGCATCATTGAAAACAATGGCACCATCAAAGGACAGGGTAAAGTGAATGATTCAATTCCCTTATTAAAAGACGCATTGTTATTTTATCATGAAAAAATGAATCAGATAAATAAAGAATTATTGAGTTTAAACAGACAAAAATATTTACTGGCAAAAAAACAAACCCGAATGCAAACAAGGTTGAATGAACTTTATAATTACAATGCAAACAATAACCTGGTATATCAGCAAAACATGGAGCCTATTCACCGCATTGAAGTCACAATTTCAGCAGAAGAGGCGGCCACCGGAAAAATAGAAGCAACCTATTTGGCCAACAATGCCGGCTGGGTACCCATGTATGATTTCAGAAGCACCGCTTCAACAAACTCAATTGAACTTACCTATAAAGCCCATGTTTATCAAAATACCGGTATTGACTGGAACGATGTAAAACTTAGTCTGTCAACCAACAATCCTTATGCAAACAAAACCAAACCTGAACTGCAACCTTGGTATCTTGACTACTACACCTACTATGGAAATTACGACGATCAGCAAAAAAAGACATACTCAACCACATCAGGTAATTTGAATGGTTATGGAACAGCCATGCCTAGCCTTTCAGAGAGCAGTATTTCAACTAAGGATGGTGAAGAGTATACAGATGCAGAAACATCTATCAACTACAGCACCATGATCAGTCATCTTTTGTCAGTAGAATATGCCATTGATCTTCCCTACTCGATCAAATCTGACAACCAGAAAAACATGGTTCTCATTAATACAAAATCATTGAATACTGATTACTTGTATTACGCTGTGCCAAAACTTGACCTTTCAGTATACATGGTTGCGCGCATCACAAATCTTGGTGAATTGAATTTGGTTCCGGGTAAAGCAAATTTATTTCATGATGGGGCATATATTGGAGAGACCTATTTAAATCCGTCAACACTAGAAGACACTATGAATATCAGTTTAGGAAAAGATCAAAACATTGTTGTTTCACGTACTTTAATGAAAGATGAATCAAAAGAAAAAGTGGTAGGTGATAAAATTGAAAAAACGGTTTCATATCATATCACGATAAAAAATCAAAAAGCAAAAAATATTCGGTTGATTATGCAAGATCAATTGCCAATCAGCAGAAATTCTGAAATTGAAGTAGAGGTAATAGATATCAGTAAAGGAATCACTGATCCAATCACCGGAATAACAGAATGGAATATGCGAATGAAACCTTCAGAATCACAAACTGTCAATCTGGTTTATACTGTCAAGTACGATAAAACAAAAAACGTTAACCTTGCTTATTATTAG